From a single Grus americana isolate bGruAme1 chromosome 27 unlocalized genomic scaffold, bGruAme1.mat SUPER_27_unloc_10, whole genome shotgun sequence genomic region:
- the LOC129200076 gene encoding toll-like receptor 13 — protein MRPPNPLLLLLLLSAAPGGSAYGFRNCIQSPSDPGLFRCVQRFLESAAGAVDDLPPAATALNLSHNILRRLPPAAFARLPLLRTLDLSHNRLADVAPGAFAGLGALAALDLSHNRLVGIAEGAFAGLANLSSLRLDRNPLASVATGALLPLANLLRLSLRAGRLPALGPVASAVRNLPRLRLLDLCGNNLSALGPGPPLPPSLLALRLCNNSLAELTGGTPGLLPPALRALDLSYNNISDAAPFARLCLRNLSRLRLAGNPLEVLRLLEVSDVRPHSLDFSGLRLEPDKVGEVCRRLAGPRLRLLRLRRNGIGTLPAGALAACPPIGTLDLSGNRLRRLGCIGGLLGPAQQRELAGLVAEHNLLRRLPSCQDAPTLRRLHNVSLRFNRILVVGPRAFADAPRLRLLRLDVNGLARLDREALRGLRELRELRLDNNLLTDLYPGSFADLGRLRTLNLRNNRVAVLFPGAFAGLARLQTLDLGGNNLRHLAAAALQGLGELRRLYLDRNRLQEVSAEAFRPVQASLGVLDLRANALRYISQRPRQRPPFRHLRRLYDLKLQAQQPYGLRIIPHRFFQGLTSLRSLFLAQNWLLAVPADAFDDLAQLQYLTLADSSGGMGDLPAGVFKNLSRLRSLDLENAGLRSLGPEVFGNLSRLERLQLAKNELRTLDRSLDGRLPALRYLDLRKCPLSCACGNAWLPGWLDRSAVQVVYLYNYSCGGGGGGGPPAYLHSFDTRVCFLDVGLYLFAGTAPAVLLLLALPLLYHRAYWRLRYHFYLLRAWANGRWRREERRYAYDSFVSYNSADEGWVLGELVPELERGSLRLCLHHRDFSPGRAIIDNIVDSIYNSRKTICVVSRSYLRSEWCSLEIQLASYRLFDELRDVLVLVFLEAIPDAELSAYHRMRRVLLKRTYLRWPPEPQARRLFWAKLKRALRSGYAEGEEEEEEEEEEEEEEEEGCGEDDPLP, from the coding sequence ATGCGTCCCCCCaacccgctgctgctgctgctgctgctgtcggCGGCGCCGGGGGGCTCAGCCTACGGCTTCCGCAACTGCATCCAGTCGCCCTCGGACCCCGGGCTGTTCCGCTGCGTCCAGCGCTTCTTGGAATCGGCGGCCGGCGCGGTGGACGACCTGCCGCCGGCCGCCACCGCCCTCAACCTGTCCCACAACATCCTCCGCCGCCTGccccccgccgccttcgcccGCCTGCCCCTCCTGCGCACCCTCGACCTGTCCCACAACCGCCTCGCCGACGTCGCTCCGGGGGCTTTCGCCGGGTTGGGGGCTCTGGCCGCCCTCGACCTGTCCCACAACCGCCTGGTCGGTATCGCCGAGGGCGCCTTCGCCGGGTTGGCCAACCTCTCCTCGTTGCGGCTTGACCGCAACCCGCTGGCCAGCGTGGCCACCGGTGCCCTGCTGCCGCTCGCCAACCTGCTGCGGCTATCCCTGCGCGCCGGCCGCCTGCCCGCCCTGGGCCCGGTGGCGTCGGCCGTGCGGAACCTGCCGCGGTTGCGGCTGCTGGACCTGTGCGGTAACAACCTGTCGGCGTTGGGGCCGGGACCGCCGTTGCCCCCGTCGCTGCTCGCCCTGCGCCTCTGCAATAATTCGCTGGCGGAGCTGACCGGCGGGACCCCCGGGTTGCTGCCGCCGGCGTTGCGGGCGCTCGATCTCTCCTACAACAACATCTCGGACGCGGCACCCTTCGCCCGGCTCTGCCTGCGTAACCTCAGCCGGCTGCGGCTGGCCGGCAACCCCTTGGAGGTCTTGCGGCTGCTGGAGGTGTCGGACGTGCGGCCGCACAGCCTGGATTTCTCGGGGCTGCGGCTGGAACCCGACAAGGTGGGCGAAGTTTGCCGGCGTTTGGCGGGTCCCCGGTTGCGGCTCCTGCGGCTACGGCGTAACGGCATCGGGACGCTGCCGGCCGGCGCGCTGGCCGCCTGCCCGCCCATCGGCACGTTGGATCTTTCCGGAAACCGTTTACGGCGGCTGGGTTGCATCGGGGGGCTGCTGGGACCGGCGCAGCAGCGGGAGCTGGCGGGGTTGGTGGCGGAGCACAACCTGTTGCGTCGGTTGCCCTCGTGCCAGGACGCGCCAACCCTGCGCCGCCTGCACAACGTTTCGCTCCGCTTCAACCGTATCCTGGTGGTGGGACCGCGGGCCTTCGCCGACGCTCCCCGCCTGCGGCTGCTGCGCCTCGACGTCAACGGGTTGGCGCGGCTGGACCGGGAAGcgctgcgggggctgcgggagctgcGGGAGCTGCGGTTGGACAACAACCTCCTCACCGACCTCTACCCCGGCTCCTTCGCCGACCTGGGCCGGCTGCGCACCCTCAACCTGCGCAACAACCGCGTCGCCGTCCTCttccccggcgccttcgccgGGCTGGCGCGGCTGCAGACGTTGGACCTGGGGGGCAACAACCTGCGGCACCTGGCGGCCGCGGcgctgcaggggctgggggagctgcgCCGCCTCTACCTGGACCGCAACCGGTTGCAGGAGGTGAGCGCCGAGGCTTTCCGCCCGGTGCAGGCGTCCCTGGGCGTGCTGGACCTGCGCGCCAACGCGTTGCGGTACATCAGCCAACGTCCGCGTCAGCGCCCGCCTTTCCGGCACCTCCGACGGCTCTACGACCTGAAGCTGCAGGCGCAGCAGCCCTACGGCTTGCGGATCATCCCCCACCGTTTCTTCCAGGGCCTGACCTCCCTCCGCTCCCTCTTCCTGGCCCAGAACTGGCTGCTGGCCGTCCCCGCCGACGCTTTCGACGATCTGGCCCAGCTGCAGTACCTGACGCTGGCCGACAGCAGCGGCGGCATGGGCGACCTTCCCGCCGGCGTCTTCAAGAACCTGAGCCGCCTACGCAGCCTGGACCTGGAGAACGCGGGGTTGCGCAGCCTGGGACCCGAGGTCTTCGGTAACCTCAGTCGTCTGGAGCGGTTGCAGCTTGCCAAGAACGAGCTGCGCACCCTCGACCGCAGCCTGGACGGTCGGCTGCCGGCCCTGCGCTACCTGGACCTGCGCAAGTGCCCGCTGAGCTGCGCCTGCGGCAACGCCTGGCTGCCGGGTTGGCTGGACCGCAGCGCCGTGCAGGTCGTCTACCTCTACAACTACAGCTGCggcggaggaggcggcgggggtCCGCCCGCTTACCTGCACAGCTTCGACACCCGCGTCTGCTTTCTGGACGTGGGGCTTTACCTTTTCGCCGGCACGGCCCCggcggtgctgctgctgctggcgtTGCCGCTGCTGTATCACCGCGCTTACTGGCGCCTGCGTTACCACTTCTACCTGCTGCGCGCCTGGGCCAACGGGCGCTGGCGGCGGGAGGAACGTCGCTACGCCTACGACAGCTTCGTCTCTTACAATTCGGCCGACGaagggtgggtgctgggggaacTGGTCCCCGAATTGGAACGGGGGTCCCTGCGCCTCTGTTTGCATCACCGCGATTTCAGCCCGGGCAGAGCCATCATCGACAACATCGTCGACAGCATTTACAACAGCCGTAAGACCATCTGCGTGGTCAGCCGCAGCTACCTGCGCAGCGAGTGGTGTTCCCTGGAGATCCAGCTGGCCAGTTACCGCCTTTTCGACGAGCTCCGGGACGTCCTGGTCCTCGTTTTCCTGGAAGCCATCCCCGACGCCGAGCTCTCCGCGTACCACCGCATGCGTCGCGTGCTGCTCAAGCGGACTTATCTGCGCTGGCCCCCCGAGCCCCAGGCGCGACGGCTCTTCTGGGCCAAGCTGAAGCGCGCTCTGCGGAGCGGCTACGCCGAGGgcgaagaggaggaggaggaggaggaggaggaggaggaagaggaggaggaaggctgcgGGGAGGATGACCCGCTGCCCTAG
- the CD79A gene encoding B-cell antigen receptor complex-associated protein alpha chain isoform X1: MGAPHLWGGLWGAGGVGWGGEHLPWGPPRRRPRLPQPPGRAGAGRRGASPAAGPGADGDGSGGGMAGAPPKWGAPLPLLLCLLPGCLCWKSTTACQGDECAVTSPLAASRLTPRPLTVESNGSAAACCCHRAGAGTGAVMVEPGPTSRTAIVGDHLSLECRFQAPRDASVTWYHVCPHRNCSYHPTLVDASQDGRQLQREEGRATLTFLHLAHNDTGLYYCRVQANQAAGQSCGTFLWVRADPMAVPFLNIKESTKNRIITAEGILLLLCAVGPGLFLLFRKRWANERLLQMKKSALEEENLYEGLNLDECSMYEDISRGLQPTYQDVGSLQAADAQLEKP, encoded by the exons atgggtgccccccatcTCTGGGGCGGGCtgtggggtgctggtggggtggggtggggcgGGGAGCACCTGCCCTGGGGCCCACCCCGCCGCAGGCCCCGcctgccgcagccccccgggagAGCGGGTGCAGGGCGCCGGGGCGCATCTCCTGCAGCGGGGCCCGGCGCAGACGGCGACGGCAGTGGCGGCGGCATGGCGGGCGCTCCCCCAAAATGGGGCGccccgctccccctcctcctctgcctcctcccag GCTGCCTCTGCTGGAAGTCCACCACGGCGTGCCAGGGGGACGAGTGCGCGGTGACCTCGCCGCTGGCCGCCTCGCGGCTGACCCCCAGACCCCTGACCGTGGAGAGCAACGGCAGCGCGGCGGCCTGCTGCTGCCACCGGGCCGGCGCCGGCACCGGGGCGGTGATGGTGGAGCCGGGCCCCACGTCCCGCACTGCCATCGTGGGAGACCACCTCAGCCTGGAGTGTCGGTTCCAGGCCCCCAGGGACGCCTCGGTGACCTGGTACCACGTGTGCCCCCACCGCAACTGCAGCTACCACCCCACCCTGGTCGACGCCAGCCAGGACGGCCGCCAGCTGCAGCGCGAGGAAGGCCGCGCCACCCTCACCTTCCTCCACCTCGCGCACAATGACACCGGTCTCTATTACTGCCGGGTGCAGGCCAACCAGGCCGCCGGGCAGTCCTGCGGCACCTTCCTGTGGGTGCGCG CAGATCCCATGGCCGTGCCCTTCCTCAACATCAAGGAGTCTACCAAGAACCGGATCATCACGGCCGAGggcatcctgctgctgctctgcgcCGTGGGACccggcctcttcctcctcttcagg AAGCGGTGGGCCAACGAGCGGCTGCTGCAGATGAAGAAGAGCGCCTTGGAGGAGGAGAACCTCTACGAG GGGCTGAACCTGGACGAGTGCTCCATGTACGAGGACATCTCGCGGGGGCTGCAGCCCACCTACCAGGACGTGGGCAGCCTCCAGGCTGCCGACGCGCAGCTGGAGAAGCCCTGA
- the CD79A gene encoding B-cell antigen receptor complex-associated protein alpha chain isoform X2, translated as MGAPHLWGGLWGAGGVGWGGEHLPWGPPRRRPRLPQPPGRAGAGRRGASPAAGPGADGDGSGGGMAGAPPKWGAPLPLLLCLLPGCLCWKSTTACQGDECAVTSPLAASRLTPRPLTVESNGSAAACCCHRAGAGTGAVMVEPGPTSRTAIVGDHLSLECRFQAPRDASVTWYHVCPHRNCSYHPTLVDASQDGRQLQREEGRATLTFLHLAHNDTGLYYCRVQANQAAGQSCGTFLWVRDPMAVPFLNIKESTKNRIITAEGILLLLCAVGPGLFLLFRKRWANERLLQMKKSALEEENLYEGLNLDECSMYEDISRGLQPTYQDVGSLQAADAQLEKP; from the exons atgggtgccccccatcTCTGGGGCGGGCtgtggggtgctggtggggtggggtggggcgGGGAGCACCTGCCCTGGGGCCCACCCCGCCGCAGGCCCCGcctgccgcagccccccgggagAGCGGGTGCAGGGCGCCGGGGCGCATCTCCTGCAGCGGGGCCCGGCGCAGACGGCGACGGCAGTGGCGGCGGCATGGCGGGCGCTCCCCCAAAATGGGGCGccccgctccccctcctcctctgcctcctcccag GCTGCCTCTGCTGGAAGTCCACCACGGCGTGCCAGGGGGACGAGTGCGCGGTGACCTCGCCGCTGGCCGCCTCGCGGCTGACCCCCAGACCCCTGACCGTGGAGAGCAACGGCAGCGCGGCGGCCTGCTGCTGCCACCGGGCCGGCGCCGGCACCGGGGCGGTGATGGTGGAGCCGGGCCCCACGTCCCGCACTGCCATCGTGGGAGACCACCTCAGCCTGGAGTGTCGGTTCCAGGCCCCCAGGGACGCCTCGGTGACCTGGTACCACGTGTGCCCCCACCGCAACTGCAGCTACCACCCCACCCTGGTCGACGCCAGCCAGGACGGCCGCCAGCTGCAGCGCGAGGAAGGCCGCGCCACCCTCACCTTCCTCCACCTCGCGCACAATGACACCGGTCTCTATTACTGCCGGGTGCAGGCCAACCAGGCCGCCGGGCAGTCCTGCGGCACCTTCCTGTGGGTGCGCG ATCCCATGGCCGTGCCCTTCCTCAACATCAAGGAGTCTACCAAGAACCGGATCATCACGGCCGAGggcatcctgctgctgctctgcgcCGTGGGACccggcctcttcctcctcttcagg AAGCGGTGGGCCAACGAGCGGCTGCTGCAGATGAAGAAGAGCGCCTTGGAGGAGGAGAACCTCTACGAG GGGCTGAACCTGGACGAGTGCTCCATGTACGAGGACATCTCGCGGGGGCTGCAGCCCACCTACCAGGACGTGGGCAGCCTCCAGGCTGCCGACGCGCAGCTGGAGAAGCCCTGA
- the ARHGEF1 gene encoding rho guanine nucleotide exchange factor 1, whose amino-acid sequence MEPEEAFNGSPAASARGAGSSGVAIIGAEDEDFENDIEPNPEDQNSLFQSLELVRQHPAYLMAFLQHVVLQFDSCPVLCYLHVDMLRRMNPKEGKKQFLEFCHMFLDKAGLLRVPVPHQVQFELDRTRPELLSDEVQRRYLQEIQAFQEPEISRQLEDFRSKRLMGMTPGEQELTELESYRTRDHGIREAKEKQLAEVLLARLEEMHLTISSDEEKSSAIFGAIVTYMKYLGVKTKLGDGKKSKSNFFRKKISGNKKADELQVKSRKGFSLPGAALWSRDAHNADFRQSKVPEGEAEKVPHPERKGPKAAEKMDGGAARPRAGAAGTPDPPNVAVTINPPPGEGAEGDAGSDPPGSSELGDPPPRGLCPTEPPSGEQHPTEEGAENERRRIRLPGKLGRSESLRVYERKRSQRGSAKGKQPRSRSDVDLQPPPPHLSLPAAWSRGGRGGGEPPQSFLPPQSEETEPRVAELELEPPAWRQLAAPDALLRLKKSEVKRQEVINELFLTEHAHVRMLRVLLEVFYQPMLREGFFDEQELSNIFPSLEDLVEVHTLFLDSLKKLREESDYVISEIGDVLLARFEGTEGSWFQKISARFCSRQSFALEQLKAKQRKDTRFSQFIQEAESQPRCRRLQLKDIIPTEMQRLTKYPLLLHNITKCTEAAGERAKVEQAAECCRQILNHVNQEVRDMENLMKLKDYQRRLDLSNLKQSMDPLLSEFKNTDITKRNLVHEGPLTWRVTRDKAVDVHVLLLDDLLVLLQRQEERLVLRCHSRTITPTPDGKQMLSPIIKLSSAMTREVATDHKAFYVIISWENGAQIYELVAQTVSERKNWCAMISETAGSLKLPGSHRAKTSRVGQSPHSPIYGYREPLLSSSENGGSLKEPLPLDEREKDGAVEGTEFEGSPEKREAERALAELLALRRPPRPGGEGGLAAAALGRVSALKQLLPGPTPAAGDGDGAASPPEDAWGGPGPAPPEEEQRDAGDGAESEGEGRGQRPEGGTAGATPNGPRALQWGSRLPEAGGSVPPLALPPQQAAWLGDELQGLEETLQRLKEIEEHYWQLQEFLAKRSSTGCLFT is encoded by the exons ATGGAGCCGGAGGAGGCCTTTAACGGG AGCCCGGCAGCGAGTGCTCGTGGTGCCGGCAGCTCAGGCGTGGCCATCATCGGCGCCGAGGACGAGGACTTTGAGAATGACATCGAGCCg AACCCCGAAGACCAGAACAGCCTGTTCCAGAGCCTGGAGCTGGTCCGGCAGCACCCGGCCTATCTCATGGCCTTCCTGCAGCACGTTGTGCTCCAGTTCGACTCCTGCCCTGTG CTCTGCTACCTGCACGTGGACATGCTGCGCAGGATGAACCCCAAGGAAGGCAAGAAGCAGTTCCTGGAGTTCTGCCACATGTTCTTGGACAAGGCAGGG CTGCTGCGGGTGCCCGTCCCCCACCAGGTGCAGTTTGAACTGG aCCGGACGCGCCCCGAGCTGCTGTCGGACGAGGTGCAGCGCCGGTACCTGCAGGAGATCCAGGCCTTCCAGGAGCCCGAGATCTCCCGGCAGCTGGAGGACTtcag GTCCAAGCGGCTGATGGGGATGACGCCGGGGGAGCAGGAGCTGACGGAGCTGGAGTCCTACCGCACCCGCGACCACGGCATCCGCGAGGccaaggagaagcagctggcGGAGGTGCTGCTGGCGCGCCTGGAGGAGATGCA ccTCACCATTTCTTCCGACGAGGAGAAGAG ctccgcCATCTTCGGCGCCATCGTCACCTACATGAAGTACCTGGGGGTTAAAACCAAACTGGGTGACGGCAAGAAATCCAAGTCCAACTTCTTCCGCAAAAAG ATTTCGGGGAACAAGAAGGCGGACGAGCTGCAGGTGAAGTCGCGGAAGGGCTTCAGCCTGCCGGGGGCGGCCCTCTGGAGCCGGGACGCCCACA ATGCCGATTTCAGGCAAAGCAAAGTCCCTGAGGGCGAAG CTGAAAAGGTGCCGCACCCCGAGAGGAAGGGCCCGAAGGCCGCCGAGAAGATGGACGGGGGGGCTGCGCGGCCCAGAGCAGGGGCGGCCGGGACCCCCGACCCCCCCAACGTGGCCGTCACCATCAACCCCCCGCCAGGGGAGGGCGCCGAGGGCGATGCAG GCTCGGACCCCCCGGGCTCCTCGGAGCTGGGAGACCCCCCCCCGCGAGGCCTCTGCCCCACAGAGCCCCCCTCCGGCGAGCAGCACCCCACGGAGGAGGGGGCTGAGAACGAGAG AAGACGGATCAG GCTGCCGGGGAAGCTGGGCCGCTCGGAGAGCCTGCGCGTGTACGAGCGGAAGCGTTCCCAGCGCGGCTCGGCCAAGGGCAAGCAGCCGCGCTCCCGCAGCGACGTCGACCTGCAG cccccccccccccacctctctctccccgcagcctggagccgggggggccggggggggggcgagcCCCCGCAGTCCTTTCTGCCTCCCCAGTCTGAGGAGACTGAGCCGCGCGTTgcggagctggagctggagccgCCGGCCTGGCGGCAGCTCGCCGCCCCCGACGCCCTCCTCAGGCTGAAGAAGAGCGAAGTCAAGCGGCAAGAAGTCATCAACG AGCTGTTCCTGACGGAGCACGCCCACGTGCGCATGCTGCGCGTCCTGCTGGAGGTCTTCTACCAGCCCATGCTGCGGGAGGGCTTCTTCGACGAGCAGGAGCTCTCCAACATCTTCCCCAGCCTGGAGGACCTGGTGGAGGTGCACA ccctcttCCTCGACAGCCTGAAGAAGCTGCGGGAGGAGAGCGACTACGTCATCTCGGAGATCGGGGACGTCCTGCTGGCGCGG TTCGAGGGCACGGAGGGCAGCTGGTTCCAGAAGATCTCGGCGCGCTTCTGCAGCCGCCAGTCCTTCGCCCTGGAGCAGCTCAAGGCCAAGCAGCGCAAGGACACCCGCTTCAGCCAGTTCATACAG gaggcGGAGAGCCAGCCCCGGTGCCGCCGGCTGCAGCTGAAGGACATCATCCCCACCGAGATGCAGCGCCTCACCAAGTacccgctgctgctgcacaaCATCACCAAGTGCACCG AGGCCGCGGGCGAGCGGGCCAAGGTGGAGCAGGCGGCCGAGTGCTGCCGCCAGATCCTGAACCACGTCAACCAGGAGGTGCGGGACATGGAGAACCTCATG aaGCTGAAGGACTACCAGCGGCGCCTGGACCTCTCCAACCTGAAGCAGAGCATGGACCCACTGCTGAGCGAGTTCAAG AACACGGACATCACCAAGAGGAACCTGGTGCACGAGGGGCCGCTGACCTGGCGCGTCACCCGGGACAAGGCCGTGG acgtgcacgtgctgctgctggacgacctgctggtgctgctgcagcggCAGGAAGAGCGGCTGGTGCTGCGCTGCCACAGCCGCACCATCACGCCCACGCCCGACGGCAAGCAGATGCTGAGCCCCATCATCAAGCTCAGCTCCGCCATGACCCGCGAGGTTGCCACAG ACCACAAGGCCTTTTACGTCATCATCAGCTGGGAGAACGGGGCCCAGATCTACGAGCTGGTGGCGCAGACGGTCTCGGAAAGGAAGAA CTGGTGCGCCATGATCAGCGAGACGGCCGGCTCCCTCAAGCTGCCGGGGTCCCACCGGGCGAAGACGTCCCGCGTGGGGCAgagcccccacagccccatcta cgGGTACCGGGAGCCGCTGCTGAGCAGCTCGGAGAACGGGGGGTCCCTGAAGGAGCCGCTGCCCCTGGACG AGCGCGAGAAGGACGGGGCGGTGGAGGGCACCGAGTTCGAGGGGAGCCCCGAGAAGAGAGAGGCCGAGCGGGCGCTGGCGGAGCTGCTGGCCCTGCGGAGACCCCCCCGGCCGGGCGGTGAGGGGGGCCTGGCCGCCGCCGCGCTGGGCAGAG tgtcGGCGCTGAAGCAGCTGCTGCCGGGGCCAACGCCGGCGGCGGGGGACGGTGACGGGGCCGCCTCTCCCCCCGAGGACGCCTGGGGGGGCCctggcccggccccccccgagGAGGAGCAGCGGGACGCGGGTGATGGGGCTGAGAGCGAGGGCGAGGGCCGCGGGCAGCGCCCCGAGGGGGGGACCGCAG GGGCCACCCCAAACGGCCCCCGCGCCCTGCAGTGGGGGTCTCGGCTGCCCGAGGCAGGGGGGTCCGTGCCCCCCCTGGCGCTCCCCCCACAGCAGGCGGCCTGGCTGGGGGACGAGCTGCAGGGCCTGGAGGAGACGCTGCAGAGGCTGAAG GAAATCGAGGAGCATTACTGGCAGCTCCAGGAGTTCCTGGCCAAGCGCAGCTCCACCGGCTGCCTCTTCACATGA